A genomic segment from Paucidesulfovibrio longus DSM 6739 encodes:
- a CDS encoding PAS domain-containing protein, with protein sequence MKRDGFKGLMLTCFLLAALVGAAVPADAVLGAYASGRQLVVVGSREYAPFEFAGPDGDPRGIFVEYWQAWSRETGIPIDYRLTEWPEALRMLESGEADIISGMFQTEERERRFDFGQSFLNIEAGIFFHESVLGVRTLDDLKGFRVGVAQDDFAQEYLFRHAPQLQLKIYPGYEALVRAALNGDIRVFIGDEPVIMFLLARHADGKSFRLAPTPLYSEAVRPAVRKGDSETLALLNSNAQAVPEDRMSRIVDDWTGQGFMERLPWTWFAAVGGLLLALALMLVFSNRKLLRRVGWTSDSLARSEERYQLATHGSNDGIWDWDRDTDEVYYSPRWKSIIGYEDHEIPNRIEEWKSRIHPDDFDRVMEANQSLFDNSADFFEVEYRLRHKDGSWRWIYGRGTCLRDEKGHIRRMAGAHSDLTKRREMEDHLRRNEETLREILDNMMDGFYRADMEGRLIMVNPRMYEMLGYARGDDLLGKDVASEFYYSPEQRKPFLEKIMADGVVSGYTAALRHRDGSPVEVETNSHLIVDQRTGKPVGIEGVVRDVGERRRHELELQRLVAKLEAKNDELERFTYTVSHDLKSPIITIKGFLGLLERDISKGDRDRVFGDLARINSATDKMEMLLRELLELSRVGRMDNPLVQVSLEEVAREALELSQGLFEESGGRVQGLESLPSILCDRPRMVQVFLNLFSNAVKFRSPERPLLVRIDVSAHRGNVVVRLEDNGNGIKAEYLETVFGLFQQLDQKQGGSGLGLALVRRIIENHGGRIWAESEGEGKGTAFVFSLPRSGFRPGQ encoded by the coding sequence ATGAAGCGTGACGGATTCAAGGGCCTGATGTTGACCTGTTTTCTGCTCGCCGCCCTGGTCGGGGCGGCGGTTCCGGCGGATGCGGTGCTGGGAGCATATGCTTCCGGCCGCCAGCTGGTTGTCGTCGGGAGCAGGGAGTATGCGCCTTTCGAGTTTGCCGGGCCCGACGGCGACCCCAGGGGGATATTCGTCGAGTATTGGCAGGCGTGGTCGCGCGAAACCGGCATTCCCATCGACTATAGGTTGACGGAATGGCCGGAAGCGCTGCGGATGCTGGAGAGTGGAGAGGCCGACATCATTTCCGGCATGTTCCAGACCGAGGAACGCGAGCGTCGTTTCGACTTCGGGCAATCCTTCCTGAACATTGAAGCGGGCATTTTTTTTCATGAAAGCGTGCTGGGAGTCCGAACGCTCGACGACCTCAAGGGATTCAGGGTCGGAGTCGCGCAGGACGATTTCGCGCAGGAGTATCTCTTTCGGCACGCGCCGCAGCTTCAGTTGAAGATCTATCCTGGCTACGAGGCTCTTGTGCGGGCCGCTCTGAACGGCGACATCCGCGTATTCATCGGCGATGAGCCGGTGATTATGTTTCTTCTGGCCCGTCATGCCGATGGGAAGTCGTTTCGTTTGGCTCCAACACCTCTGTATTCCGAAGCAGTCAGGCCCGCGGTGCGCAAGGGTGACTCCGAAACCCTTGCGCTGCTCAACAGCAATGCCCAGGCCGTGCCGGAAGATCGCATGAGCCGCATCGTGGACGATTGGACAGGACAGGGATTCATGGAGCGCCTGCCTTGGACCTGGTTTGCCGCCGTCGGCGGTTTGCTCTTGGCCTTGGCGCTCATGCTCGTCTTCAGCAACCGCAAGCTCCTTCGGCGCGTAGGGTGGACGTCCGATTCGCTGGCCCGCAGCGAGGAGCGCTACCAGCTGGCGACGCACGGCTCCAACGACGGCATATGGGACTGGGACCGGGATACGGACGAGGTCTACTATTCTCCTCGCTGGAAGAGCATCATCGGCTACGAGGACCATGAAATTCCAAACCGGATCGAGGAATGGAAGTCGCGCATCCATCCTGATGATTTCGACCGTGTCATGGAGGCGAACCAATCCCTCTTCGACAACAGCGCGGATTTTTTCGAGGTGGAATACCGCCTTCGCCACAAGGACGGCTCCTGGCGCTGGATTTATGGACGCGGAACCTGCCTGCGGGACGAGAAGGGGCATATCCGCCGCATGGCCGGAGCCCACTCGGACCTCACGAAGCGCCGGGAGATGGAGGACCACTTGCGCCGCAACGAGGAAACCCTGCGGGAGATCCTCGACAACATGATGGACGGATTCTACCGCGCCGACATGGAAGGCCGGTTGATCATGGTGAATCCGAGGATGTATGAGATGTTGGGCTATGCGCGCGGCGACGATCTGCTCGGCAAGGACGTGGCCTCGGAATTCTACTACTCCCCGGAACAACGCAAGCCGTTTCTGGAAAAGATCATGGCCGATGGCGTCGTATCCGGATACACGGCCGCGTTGCGGCATCGCGACGGAAGCCCTGTGGAAGTGGAAACCAATTCTCATCTGATCGTGGATCAGCGGACGGGAAAGCCCGTGGGCATCGAAGGCGTGGTTCGGGACGTGGGCGAGCGGCGAAGGCACGAGCTGGAGCTTCAGCGTCTTGTCGCCAAGCTGGAAGCCAAGAACGACGAGCTGGAACGCTTTACCTACACCGTCTCGCACGACCTCAAGAGTCCGATCATCACCATCAAGGGATTTCTCGGCCTCTTGGAACGGGACATCAGCAAAGGCGACAGGGATCGGGTTTTTGGGGACCTCGCGCGCATCAACAGCGCAACGGATAAAATGGAAATGCTGTTGCGCGAGTTGCTGGAACTCTCCCGCGTCGGGCGAATGGACAATCCCCTGGTGCAGGTTTCGCTCGAGGAGGTCGCCCGCGAGGCGTTGGAGCTGTCCCAGGGGCTTTTCGAGGAGTCGGGCGGGCGCGTGCAGGGTCTGGAAAGCCTCCCGTCGATTCTGTGCGACCGTCCGCGCATGGTGCAGGTCTTCTTGAATCTTTTCAGCAATGCCGTGAAATTCAGATCGCCGGAGAGACCATTGCTGGTACGAATCGATGTTTCCGCTCACCGCGGCAATGTCGTGGTCCGGCTTGAGGACAACGGCAACGGAATCAAGGCGGAGTATCTCGAAACCGTCTTCGGGCTGTTCCAGCAACTGGACCAGAAACAGGGTGGATCCGGGCTGGGGCTTGCCTTGGTCCGTCGCATCATTGAAAATCACGGCGGGCGCATCTGGGCGGAATCCGAAGGCGAAGGCAAGGGGACGGCCTTCGTCTTCAGCCTGCCTCGGTCCGGCTTTCGACCAGGGCAATAA
- the ribB gene encoding 3,4-dihydroxy-2-butanone-4-phosphate synthase, whose translation MNQSLLSRFGDQVERVRAALDALQQGRGVLVTDDEDRENEGDLIFPAETLAAGQMAMLIRECSGIVCLCLTDEKIRSLNLPPMVENNSSRYQTAFTVSIEAAEGVTTGVSAADRVRTVQAAVADNARPEDLHRPGHVFPLRAKPQGVLERRGHTEATVDLMRLAGLRPSGVLCELTNPDGSMARLPEIVAFGERENFPVLTVADLVHYRQEFRQ comes from the coding sequence ATGAATCAGTCTTTGCTTTCCCGTTTTGGCGATCAGGTCGAGCGCGTGCGAGCTGCGCTGGATGCCCTGCAACAGGGCAGGGGGGTTCTTGTCACCGACGACGAGGACCGCGAGAACGAGGGAGACTTGATCTTTCCGGCGGAGACGCTTGCCGCCGGGCAGATGGCCATGCTCATTCGCGAATGCAGCGGCATCGTCTGTCTTTGCCTCACGGACGAGAAAATCCGATCCCTGAATCTGCCTCCCATGGTCGAAAACAATTCCAGCCGCTACCAGACGGCCTTCACCGTCTCCATTGAGGCGGCGGAAGGCGTGACCACCGGCGTGTCCGCGGCGGACCGCGTCCGTACCGTGCAGGCCGCCGTGGCGGACAACGCCCGCCCGGAAGACCTGCACCGTCCCGGACATGTCTTCCCGCTCCGCGCCAAGCCTCAGGGCGTGCTGGAGCGCCGGGGACATACCGAAGCCACGGTGGATTTGATGCGTCTTGCCGGGCTGCGTCCCAGCGGAGTCCTCTGCGAGCTGACCAACCCGGACGGCTCCATGGCACGCCTGCCGGAGATCGTTGCTTTTGGCGAGCGCGAGAATTTTCCCGTGCTGACGGTGGCCGATCTTGTCCACTACCGCCAGGAGTTCCGCCAATAG
- a CDS encoding GGDEF domain-containing protein, with protein MSEKLLADLTRLCKVTAAVAKGDDSSVDDLMGLTADEDFSPRLAELAEQIGSLVVQKEAREFRLELIIEDLLDAHSRLEQANLDPLTGLPNRAIFHELLEKACDECSQTCHSLALMFIDLDKFKQVNDTMGHDAGDELLVQVADRLRACIGKHGQIARLGGDEFTVILPALDDEQVALALAANILRELQRPFDLKFGRAHIGGSVGLSFYPHEADRPVSLLKNADIAMYRAKEIGRNNCQLYRDLGKLL; from the coding sequence ATGAGTGAAAAATTATTAGCCGACCTGACTCGGCTCTGCAAAGTGACGGCAGCCGTGGCCAAAGGCGACGATTCAAGCGTCGACGACCTCATGGGCTTGACCGCCGACGAAGATTTCTCCCCCCGGCTGGCGGAGTTGGCCGAGCAAATAGGCAGCTTGGTCGTCCAGAAGGAAGCCCGCGAATTCCGCCTGGAATTGATCATCGAGGATCTCCTCGACGCCCATTCCCGACTGGAACAGGCGAACCTCGACCCGCTGACGGGGCTGCCGAACCGCGCCATTTTCCACGAACTGCTGGAAAAGGCCTGCGATGAATGCAGCCAAACCTGCCACTCTCTGGCCCTGATGTTCATCGACCTTGATAAATTCAAGCAGGTCAACGACACCATGGGGCATGACGCCGGCGACGAGCTATTGGTGCAGGTTGCGGACCGGCTGCGCGCCTGCATTGGAAAACATGGTCAGATCGCCCGGCTCGGAGGCGACGAATTCACCGTCATTCTTCCCGCCCTGGACGACGAGCAGGTGGCCCTGGCCCTGGCGGCCAACATCTTGCGCGAATTGCAGCGTCCCTTCGATCTCAAGTTCGGCCGCGCGCACATCGGCGGTTCCGTCGGTCTGAGCTTTTATCCCCACGAGGCGGATCGACCTGTATCCCTGCTCAAGAACGCCGACATCGCCATGTACCGGGCCAAGGAAATCGGTCGCAACAACTGCCAGCTCTACCGCGACCTCGGCAAGCTGCTCTGA
- a CDS encoding substrate-binding periplasmic protein — translation MAFIPDTNWPPYLIENSGGKLGGLLPDLLHEVLNPLGYEVKLLRLPNKRGWVMLDSGEVDLHLKAREWVPNAEDYLWSDPLFESEDVLLYSRERPIRFDTLEDLVGLRIAVISSFVYPGLDEMFAAGEADRVPLDSPFAMLDLVAMGRADAAVVNRAETLWLFRNRPELHGERFALTDVATDISPYRFVFTKQKSWAPLLEKINQELAAMKADGRLDEILHRYR, via the coding sequence GTGGCCTTCATTCCGGACACGAACTGGCCTCCTTATCTCATCGAGAACTCCGGCGGGAAGTTGGGCGGGTTGCTTCCGGACCTGCTTCATGAAGTCCTGAATCCCTTGGGATACGAGGTCAAGCTGCTTCGCCTGCCCAACAAGCGGGGCTGGGTCATGCTCGACTCGGGCGAGGTGGACCTGCATCTCAAGGCGCGAGAGTGGGTGCCGAACGCCGAGGATTATCTCTGGTCCGATCCCCTGTTCGAATCCGAGGACGTATTGCTTTACAGCCGGGAACGGCCGATTCGCTTTGACACGCTTGAGGATCTCGTGGGCCTTCGGATCGCGGTCATCAGCAGTTTCGTCTATCCTGGCCTGGATGAGATGTTCGCCGCAGGCGAAGCGGACCGCGTCCCCTTGGATTCGCCGTTCGCCATGCTCGACCTCGTTGCGATGGGCCGGGCCGACGCCGCCGTGGTCAACCGGGCTGAAACGCTCTGGCTTTTTCGAAACAGGCCGGAACTGCATGGCGAACGGTTTGCGTTGACCGATGTCGCCACGGACATTTCTCCCTATCGTTTCGTGTTCACCAAGCAGAAAAGCTGGGCTCCCCTTCTCGAAAAGATCAATCAGGAACTAGCCGCCATGAAAGCGGACGGGCGATTGGACGAGATCCTGCACCGCTACCGTTGA
- the modA gene encoding molybdate ABC transporter substrate-binding protein, whose product MKNSMLFLILLLAATPAFADDGALVLASGAGYKKMVNALVEEYSSQTGRQVDLVYGNMAQVTSQARTSGKVDLVLGAEFFLGDGSIDAAATHTLGRGRLVLAWPKGKGNPSSESLTSAQTRRVALPNTKHAIYGKAALEYLQRTGIYEQIRQKLVEVATVPQVYAYLAADEVDLGFLNLTHALNVRDTLGGFVELDGQFYDPIRIVVCELRSPPHPDAAQDFLRFLKSEKAVEIVRANGL is encoded by the coding sequence ATGAAAAACAGTATGCTGTTCCTGATCTTGCTGCTTGCGGCAACGCCTGCGTTCGCAGATGACGGCGCTTTGGTACTGGCTTCCGGTGCGGGCTACAAGAAGATGGTCAATGCGCTGGTGGAGGAATATTCCTCGCAAACAGGGCGTCAGGTGGATCTCGTCTACGGCAACATGGCCCAGGTCACCTCTCAGGCGCGGACCAGCGGAAAGGTTGATTTGGTGCTGGGAGCCGAATTCTTCCTGGGAGATGGGAGCATCGACGCGGCGGCCACCCATACGCTCGGCCGCGGCCGCCTTGTTCTGGCCTGGCCCAAGGGAAAAGGGAATCCGTCTTCGGAAAGCCTGACCTCGGCGCAGACCAGGCGCGTCGCCCTGCCGAATACCAAGCATGCCATCTACGGAAAGGCCGCGTTGGAATACCTTCAACGCACGGGGATCTATGAACAGATCCGGCAGAAGCTCGTGGAGGTTGCCACCGTGCCGCAGGTCTATGCCTATCTGGCTGCGGATGAAGTCGATCTTGGCTTTCTGAACCTGACCCATGCACTCAACGTCCGCGATACCCTCGGGGGATTCGTTGAGCTGGATGGACAATTCTACGATCCGATCAGGATCGTTGTTTGTGAATTGCGTTCGCCGCCGCACCCTGATGCCGCACAAGATTTCCTGCGGTTTCTGAAGAGCGAAAAAGCTGTGGAAATCGTTCGAGCCAACGGATTGTAG
- a CDS encoding molybdate ABC transporter permease subunit, producing the protein MLLDPSTLGPLWLTLRVLLYSGALLLGAGVLLGYYLTREKRTALRTVVDFLVTLPLVFPPIATGFVLLLLLGRSGPLGRLTGAEIVFSFPGVVAASFVAGLPLMVKPVVTALQGTTRLAEAAYVLGKSEWQAFWLVQLPNVKRELAAGWFLALGRSLGEVGITLMLGGNILGKTNTLSLEIYNSVFSGEFDRAVVLSCLIGLFSLLIYFALKRLSAV; encoded by the coding sequence ATGTTGCTCGATCCCTCCACGCTGGGGCCGCTCTGGCTCACTCTTCGGGTGTTGCTGTATTCCGGTGCGCTGCTTCTGGGAGCGGGCGTGCTGCTCGGATACTATCTGACACGCGAGAAAAGGACCGCGCTCCGAACGGTCGTGGATTTCCTGGTGACGCTTCCGTTGGTGTTTCCGCCCATTGCCACCGGGTTCGTGCTGTTGCTGCTTTTGGGGCGTTCCGGGCCGTTGGGGCGGCTCACGGGCGCGGAGATCGTTTTCAGTTTTCCCGGCGTGGTCGCGGCTTCATTCGTGGCGGGGCTGCCGTTGATGGTCAAGCCCGTGGTGACCGCCTTGCAAGGAACGACACGCCTGGCCGAGGCGGCCTACGTGCTTGGAAAATCCGAATGGCAGGCCTTCTGGCTGGTGCAGTTGCCGAACGTCAAACGCGAGCTGGCTGCCGGCTGGTTTCTCGCTTTGGGCCGCTCCCTGGGCGAGGTGGGCATCACCCTCATGCTGGGGGGCAACATCCTCGGCAAGACCAATACGTTGTCTCTGGAGATATACAACTCCGTGTTCAGCGGGGAATTTGACCGTGCCGTGGTCCTGTCCTGCTTGATCGGGTTGTTTTCATTGTTGATCTACTTCGCCCTCAAACGGCTTTCCGCCGTATAG
- a CDS encoding Rossmann-like domain-containing protein yields MPSVLELVRDKALESWTAEGILGESVQVVAAPLTTEQAIGRPGYGDFPIQKGKERLMEARFRNARGQAFTDHFDHYAGTLGEVAALPLDSNFSRAVFVATLNAVLRSAGQTSNTIHCRDAGPGECAAGLSGFIAKRFGSPRVGLVGFQPAMIGALSVAVELRVLDLDPDNVGQVRRGALVEGPDKAAEVLAWADVFLVTGTTFANGSISSFLLDKPVVFYGTTIAGAATLMGWERYCPRSE; encoded by the coding sequence ATGCCGTCCGTGCTGGAATTGGTTCGAGACAAGGCGCTTGAAAGTTGGACCGCCGAGGGAATCCTTGGGGAGTCCGTGCAGGTTGTGGCCGCGCCCCTGACCACGGAACAGGCCATCGGCAGGCCGGGATACGGAGATTTTCCCATCCAGAAAGGCAAGGAACGACTGATGGAAGCCCGCTTTCGGAACGCCCGCGGCCAGGCTTTCACCGACCATTTCGACCACTACGCCGGAACCCTGGGCGAGGTGGCTGCCTTGCCGCTGGACAGCAATTTTTCACGCGCCGTATTCGTGGCCACGCTCAACGCGGTCCTTCGCAGCGCGGGGCAGACCTCGAATACGATTCACTGCCGCGACGCCGGGCCGGGGGAATGCGCCGCGGGACTGTCCGGCTTCATCGCGAAACGGTTCGGTTCGCCTCGCGTCGGCCTGGTGGGGTTTCAGCCCGCCATGATCGGCGCGCTGTCCGTGGCGGTTGAACTGCGCGTGCTGGATCTGGACCCGGACAATGTCGGCCAGGTCAGGCGCGGCGCGCTCGTCGAGGGGCCGGACAAGGCTGCCGAAGTCCTGGCCTGGGCCGACGTGTTCCTGGTCACGGGCACCACCTTCGCCAACGGCAGCATCTCTTCCTTTCTCTTGGACAAGCCCGTGGTCTTTTACGGCACGACCATCGCCGGAGCTGCAACGCTCATGGGCTGGGAGCGCTATTGCCCCCGCAGCGAATGA
- a CDS encoding AAA family ATPase has protein sequence MTATNPMLLIFSGLPGAGKTTLARLLARRLRASYLRIDTIEQGLRDLCGLDVQGEGYRLSYRIAQDNLLLGMSVVADCCNPIALTRREWTRVAEDSGAECRNIEIVCSDREEHRRRVEGRASTVPGLVLPTWKEVRERDYDPWERAEAVRLDTAGRSVDQSFADLLALLKLEGIGPDSDSAEGQCLA, from the coding sequence ATGACTGCGACCAATCCCATGCTTCTCATCTTTTCCGGTCTGCCCGGAGCAGGAAAGACGACATTGGCGCGTCTGCTGGCTCGGCGTCTTCGCGCCTCCTATCTCCGCATCGACACGATTGAGCAAGGGCTGCGCGATCTTTGCGGGCTGGACGTACAAGGCGAGGGGTACCGGCTTTCGTACCGCATCGCCCAAGACAATCTTCTGCTCGGCATGAGCGTTGTCGCGGACTGCTGCAACCCCATCGCGCTGACCCGGCGGGAGTGGACCCGGGTCGCCGAGGATTCGGGAGCCGAGTGCCGAAACATTGAGATTGTCTGCTCGGATCGTGAAGAGCATCGGCGGCGTGTCGAGGGGCGCGCTTCGACCGTACCGGGTCTTGTCTTGCCGACCTGGAAGGAAGTGCGAGAGCGCGACTACGATCCTTGGGAGCGGGCCGAAGCGGTTCGTCTGGATACGGCGGGGCGAAGCGTGGATCAGAGCTTTGCGGACCTGCTGGCGTTGCTGAAGCTTGAAGGCATCGGCCCGGACAGCGATTCCGCCGAGGGGCAGTGCTTGGCTTGA
- a CDS encoding undecaprenyl-diphosphate phosphatase produces MDAWLIAVIMGIVEGLTEFLPVSSTGHLIICGHLLGFVGPKAETFEIVIQLGAILAVVLLYWPRFLGLLLPEQGKAFSSLRGLWLLFLTSLPASLLGLLVHGYIKEHLFSPLTVAAALFTGALAIFVVEAMPRRENMRSLDELTPATALGVGLFQCLALWPGFSRSASTIMGGMLLGVDRKTAAEYSFVAAVPIMFAATGYDFYKSAKLFNADDLFMLAIGFVVSFFSAWIAVKGFIYLLGKLTLRPFAVYRIGLAALVLLIFS; encoded by the coding sequence ATGGACGCTTGGCTCATTGCCGTCATCATGGGCATTGTCGAGGGGCTGACGGAATTTCTGCCCGTCTCCAGCACGGGACACCTGATCATCTGCGGACATCTGCTCGGATTTGTCGGCCCCAAGGCCGAAACCTTCGAGATCGTCATTCAGCTCGGCGCCATTCTGGCCGTGGTCCTGCTCTATTGGCCGCGTTTCCTCGGTCTGCTCCTGCCCGAACAAGGCAAGGCCTTTTCCAGCCTGCGCGGCCTCTGGCTGCTTTTCCTGACCAGCCTCCCCGCCTCCCTGCTCGGCCTGCTGGTCCACGGCTACATCAAGGAACATCTCTTCAGCCCGCTGACCGTGGCCGCTGCGCTTTTCACAGGCGCGCTGGCCATCTTCGTGGTCGAGGCCATGCCCCGGCGGGAAAACATGCGCAGCCTGGACGAACTGACCCCGGCCACGGCCCTGGGGGTCGGCCTGTTTCAGTGCCTGGCGCTCTGGCCCGGCTTTTCCCGCTCGGCGTCCACGATCATGGGCGGCATGCTGCTCGGCGTGGACCGCAAGACCGCGGCGGAATACTCCTTCGTGGCCGCCGTGCCCATCATGTTCGCGGCCACGGGCTACGACTTCTACAAAAGCGCCAAGCTCTTCAACGCGGACGACCTGTTCATGCTCGCCATAGGCTTCGTGGTCAGCTTCTTCTCCGCCTGGATTGCGGTCAAGGGCTTCATCTACCTTCTGGGCAAGCTGACCCTGCGTCCCTTCGCTGTTTATCGCATAGGGCTCGCCGCACTGGTATTGCTGATTTTTTCCTGA
- the lptF gene encoding LPS export ABC transporter permease LptF produces the protein MFKLIHRQIIKELFHLFFLSLGCLLGIILLGRMLQLRDLLLAQNVGGGELMTLFIYLVPFFLLLLMPIASMLAVFLTFLRMSTDRELVALKANGVSLYQLLPAPLIFAILCTLGSLFVSYHGISWGMTHFKGTLLELVRSQTRLALQAGIFNQDFPGLTFYAHKVDEKTGDMEFVFVQDKRQKNITVNIVADKASVVTEVKQGALLISFKNGRIYRREGAKLDILQFGSYVIKLSLAQLFGSDYSPGERKASELSVAELRKLRADPNAFDDVDTKPSKVEVELAKRFALPAGCFVLSLFAMPIACIFQGLRQQWGLLISLGLFLVYYTMFSFGVSFGEAGTLSPQIGLWVPNVLFLLLFLVILQMAARERTIRFRPRLPRLRLRRAKS, from the coding sequence TTGTTCAAGCTCATCCATCGCCAGATCATCAAGGAACTTTTCCACCTCTTCTTCCTGTCCCTGGGGTGCCTTCTGGGCATCATACTGCTGGGCAGGATGCTCCAGCTCCGCGACCTTTTGCTGGCGCAGAACGTGGGCGGCGGCGAGCTGATGACGCTGTTCATCTATCTCGTGCCCTTTTTCCTGCTTCTGCTCATGCCCATCGCCAGCATGCTGGCCGTGTTCCTGACCTTCCTGCGCATGAGCACGGACCGAGAGCTGGTGGCGCTCAAGGCCAACGGCGTCAGCCTGTATCAGCTCCTGCCGGCCCCGCTGATCTTTGCGATCCTCTGCACATTGGGCAGCCTTTTCGTCTCCTACCACGGCATTTCCTGGGGCATGACCCATTTCAAGGGCACGCTCCTTGAACTGGTACGTTCCCAGACGCGGCTCGCGCTCCAGGCGGGCATCTTCAACCAGGATTTCCCCGGCCTGACCTTCTACGCGCACAAGGTGGACGAGAAGACCGGAGACATGGAATTCGTCTTCGTGCAGGACAAGCGCCAGAAGAACATCACCGTGAACATCGTGGCGGACAAGGCTTCGGTGGTCACGGAGGTGAAACAGGGCGCCTTGCTGATCTCCTTCAAGAACGGGCGGATCTATCGGCGCGAGGGGGCCAAGCTGGACATCCTCCAGTTCGGTTCCTACGTCATCAAGCTCTCGCTGGCCCAGCTCTTCGGAAGCGACTATTCGCCCGGAGAGCGCAAGGCGAGCGAACTTTCCGTGGCGGAGCTGCGCAAGCTCCGGGCCGACCCGAACGCCTTTGACGACGTGGACACCAAGCCGAGCAAGGTGGAGGTGGAGCTGGCCAAGCGTTTCGCCCTGCCCGCGGGCTGCTTCGTGCTTTCGCTGTTCGCCATGCCCATCGCCTGCATCTTCCAGGGGCTGCGCCAGCAATGGGGGCTGCTCATCTCGCTCGGCCTGTTCCTGGTCTACTACACCATGTTCTCCTTCGGCGTGAGTTTCGGCGAAGCCGGCACCCTGTCGCCGCAGATCGGGCTTTGGGTGCCCAACGTGCTTTTCCTGCTGCTCTTTTTGGTCATCCTGCAAATGGCCGCGCGCGAGCGGACCATTCGCTTCCGGCCGCGTCTGCCAAGGCTCCGGCTGCGGAGGGCCAAGTCGTGA
- a CDS encoding LptF/LptG family permease — protein sequence MSLGLNTLRSYLVRQNLFLLGVCLSIGTGVYLLADMFDRLDDFVEAGLGVKTIAAYYGAKLPLIVSQILPSVFFLSLVVQLGLMARSRELLALRAGGCSLGRLVRFFFVYALILSCAQLAFSQFIGSWGETEANRIWKEDVRKKQLDELVMKDVWFRSGEFVIHSEEIAPGKMSAKNVTVYEFDLDSRKLIRVINSERVKVEEFGWRVFYPLILSTVDFTSQTTRSMLLPVMQDINAMAAIRQSADRAQLPLLQLGKAIRDLERSGSNVERLKTAWHAKISYAFNLAAMALVAVALITFTENIYIGVGIGLLLIFAQYGVYVVGVSAGQQGAVAPIVGAWFGDAVFAAAALLRLIYVGSPLVERAVSAPFRLLTQPRSTRDWD from the coding sequence GTGAGCCTGGGGCTGAACACTCTGCGCAGTTACCTCGTGCGCCAGAATCTCTTCCTGCTCGGCGTCTGTCTGAGCATCGGCACGGGCGTCTATCTCCTGGCCGACATGTTCGACCGCCTGGACGACTTCGTGGAGGCGGGCCTGGGCGTGAAGACCATCGCCGCCTATTACGGAGCCAAGCTGCCGCTGATCGTCTCCCAGATCCTGCCCTCGGTCTTTTTCCTGTCCCTCGTGGTCCAGCTCGGACTCATGGCCCGCAGCAGGGAGCTGTTGGCCCTGCGCGCCGGGGGCTGCTCCCTGGGGCGGCTGGTCCGCTTCTTCTTCGTCTACGCGCTGATCCTCAGCTGCGCGCAGCTCGCCTTTTCGCAGTTCATCGGCTCCTGGGGGGAAACCGAGGCCAACCGCATCTGGAAGGAGGACGTGCGCAAGAAGCAGCTCGACGAGCTGGTCATGAAGGACGTCTGGTTTCGCAGTGGGGAGTTCGTCATCCATTCCGAGGAGATCGCTCCCGGAAAGATGTCGGCGAAGAACGTCACGGTGTACGAGTTCGACCTGGACAGCCGAAAATTGATCCGCGTCATCAATTCGGAACGGGTCAAGGTCGAGGAGTTCGGCTGGCGCGTGTTTTATCCCCTGATCCTGAGCACCGTGGATTTCACCTCGCAGACAACGCGAAGCATGCTTTTGCCCGTCATGCAGGACATCAACGCCATGGCGGCCATTCGGCAGAGTGCGGACCGGGCGCAACTGCCCCTGCTTCAGCTCGGCAAGGCCATCCGCGATCTTGAGAGGTCCGGCTCCAACGTGGAGCGGCTCAAGACCGCCTGGCACGCGAAGATTTCCTACGCCTTCAACCTCGCGGCCATGGCGCTCGTGGCCGTGGCGCTGATTACCTTCACGGAAAACATCTACATCGGCGTGGGGATCGGATTGTTGCTGATCTTCGCGCAGTACGGCGTGTATGTGGTGGGGGTTTCCGCCGGGCAGCAGGGAGCGGTGGCGCCCATCGTCGGAGCCTGGTTCGGGGATGCGGTGTTCGCCGCCGCCGCGCTTCTGCGGCTGATCTACGTCGGCTCGCCGCTCGTGGAGCGCGCTGTCAGCGCTCCGTTCCGGCTGCTTACTCAGCCTCGCTCGACGCGGGACTGGGATTGA